The Streptomyces sp. B3I8 nucleotide sequence CAGGACGAGGGCGAGTCCCAACGCCATCCCGAGGGCCGCGCGGCCTTCCTCCGCGAGCGCGGCGCGACGGGACCGCGGGCCGGGGTCGATGACTGTCCAGCCGAGCCGGAGTCCGGTACCGGCGGCTACGAAGACCGCGGTCAGTTCGAGCAGACCGTGCGGGAGGACGAGTCCGAGGAAGGTGTCGAGCCGGCCCGCGGATGACATGAGTCCGAAGCCCACTCCCAGGTTGAGCATGTTCTGGAAGAGGATCCAGAGGACCGGCAGGCCCAGGAAGATGCCCAGGATCAGGCAGAGGGCGGCGGCCTCCGCGTTGTTCGTCCACACCTGGGCGGCGAAGGACGCCGCCGGATGGCTCGAGTAGTAGCTCTCGTACTCGCCCCCGGGACGGGTGAGTTCGCGCAGTTCGCTGGGGGCGGCGATCGTGGACCGCACCTCGGGGTGGGTGCCGATCCACCACCCCAGGAGCACGGCCACCGTGGTGGAGAGCAGCGCGGTGGGCACCCACCAGTGACGTGAGCGATAGACGGCGGCGGGGAATCCCGCCGTCAGGAAGCGGGCGACGTCGCGCCAGGAGGCACGGCGGGTGCCGGTGACCGTCGCTCGCGCACGGGCGACGAGTCGGCTGAGACGGCCGGTGAGCTGCGGATCGGGGGCGCTGGACTGGATCAGTGACAGATGCGTGGCGGCACGCTGGTAGAGGGCGACGAGTTCGTCGGCCTCTGCTCCGGTCAGACGACGCCTACGGCGCAGCAGTGCGTCGAGACGGTCCCATTCGGCGCGGTGCGTGGACGTGAAGACGTCGAGGTCCATGGATGTGCCCCTCCTCGTCCGCTCGTCCCACGGGGCGGCCGACGCCCGCGCCGTACGTCAGGTAGTCGTACTGCGATGTTCTCCGCTGTCAGCTTGGCAGACTGGCCGGAGGTGGGGTGGGCCAGGGAAGGAACGCGGTGTGAGCGAGCTGGTGACGGGTGAGGCCGTGGCGTTGGAGCTGCGGCCCGCGAGGCTGCCCAGCCGGGTACTGGCGGTGGCGTTGGACCTGGTCGTGGCGGTGGTGGCGTACATCGTCGTGATGGTCGTGGTGGTGCTGGCCGCTTCGGGGCTCGACGAGGCGGCGCAGGTCGCCCTGTCGATCGCCGCGTTCCTCCTGGTGCTGGTGGGTGGGCCCATCGCGGTGGAGACCCTGAGCCACGGGCGGTCGCTCGGGAAGCTCGCGTGCGGGCTGCGGGTGGTCCGGGACGACGGCGGGCCGATCCGGTTCCGGCACGCGCTGGTGCGGGGGGCGATCGGGATGGTGGAGATCCTCATGACGTTCGGCGTCGTGGCCTGTATCGCCTCCCTCGTGTCGGCGCGGGGGCGCCGGCTCGGTGACGTGTTCGCCGGGACGCTGGTCGTGCGGGAGCGGATCCCGGCCGGGGGGACGGGTTTCGTGCCTCCTCCTCCGCCATGGCTGGCGGGGCGGTTCTCCGGGCTGGATCTGTCGGCGGTGCCGGACGGGCTGTGGCTGGCGGTGCGGCAGTACCTGACGCGCATGCCGCAGCTGGATCCGCGGGTGGGCTGGGGCATGGCGGAGCGGCTCGCGGGTGATCTCGCCGCCCGTACGGGGACGCAGGCGCCGCCGGACCTGCCGCCGGCCGTGTTCCTGGCGGCGGTGATGCACGAACGTCGGGCGCGGGAGATCCGCCGGGCGGCCGGCGCAGGGGTGGGGCCGGGCGTGCCGGGCGACGGATACGTTCCGGGCGCTCATCCGCAGCCCTACCCGGTGGCGCCGTCCGTTCCCCCGTCCCCGTCGATGGGTGCTCCCGCTTCTCCGCCGGCGGCGCCGTCCGCGGGCACCGTGCGGGAGGCGGGGCCGGGCCGTCCCGCCACCGGGTTCGTGCCGCCTGCCTGAGTCCGGCGCGGACAGCCGGGGTCGGGCCGGGCCGGCAGGTCCCGGGTCAGGTGAAGGTGGACGGGGGCGATTCCAGGTCCTCCAGCTCGATGCCGGGGGCTTCGAGTACCACGTCGCCGGTGAGGTGGACGGTGTGCTGCTCGCCCGTGTCCAGGGCTGTGACCTGGTATGTCTCCACGGTCAGAGGGCCGTTGTCAGTGGCGTGTGCTTGTCTTCGGACCAAGGCCCAGGACTGGTCCACGGTGCGGGGGGCGAGAACCGGATCCGTGAGTGCGACGAGGCGTACGCGCGTCGCGGCGGAGGAGGGGGTGAGGCGCAGGAGACGGGCGGTGGCGACGAGGAACGCCGGGGACGTGCCGGTGAAGGCGTGGGCGCGCACATTGCCTTCGGTGGCGTGGGTTCCGGTGGGGTCGGTGCGGACCCAGGTGACGCCGTCCAGGGCGGCGCCGCGGACCTGCCAGTCCGCAGCACTGAGTTCGAGCCGGATGGGGCGGCCCCGTTCGTCGAG carries:
- a CDS encoding stage II sporulation protein M, producing the protein MDLDVFTSTHRAEWDRLDALLRRRRRLTGAEADELVALYQRAATHLSLIQSSAPDPQLTGRLSRLVARARATVTGTRRASWRDVARFLTAGFPAAVYRSRHWWVPTALLSTTVAVLLGWWIGTHPEVRSTIAAPSELRELTRPGGEYESYYSSHPAASFAAQVWTNNAEAAALCLILGIFLGLPVLWILFQNMLNLGVGFGLMSSAGRLDTFLGLVLPHGLLELTAVFVAAGTGLRLGWTVIDPGPRSRRAALAEEGRAALGMALGLALVLFVSGAVEGFVTPSGLPTWARTGIGILVELAFLAYVFVLGGRAERAGDTGDLEETGRSAAVPTAA
- a CDS encoding RDD family protein, yielding MSELVTGEAVALELRPARLPSRVLAVALDLVVAVVAYIVVMVVVVLAASGLDEAAQVALSIAAFLLVLVGGPIAVETLSHGRSLGKLACGLRVVRDDGGPIRFRHALVRGAIGMVEILMTFGVVACIASLVSARGRRLGDVFAGTLVVRERIPAGGTGFVPPPPPWLAGRFSGLDLSAVPDGLWLAVRQYLTRMPQLDPRVGWGMAERLAGDLAARTGTQAPPDLPPAVFLAAVMHERRAREIRRAAGAGVGPGVPGDGYVPGAHPQPYPVAPSVPPSPSMGAPASPPAAPSAGTVREAGPGRPATGFVPPA